The genomic segment GCCGACGGACGCCATCGGCTCCGAGGAGTGGGGCGATCAGGAGCGCGGCGGACGCTGACCGCCGGCGGCTGGTCACCGGCATCTCGGTCGAGATGCCGGGAATGCGATGTCGGAACCTGTGGTTAAGTTGGAGGCTTGCCATCCTCGGGTGGCCGACCGACCCCGAGGAGACCGTCTATGGCCGCTATCGAAACGACCCCGGGCACCGGCGGCATCCCGCACGTCTCCCGCTCCACCCCCGGTGGGGCCGCCACGCTCGGCCCGCGCGAGAGCCGGGTCATCTGGCTGCTGCTCGCTGCCGCATTCGTGGCCATCCTCAACGAGACCACGATGGGCGTCGCGATCCCGCACCTCATCGTCGATCTCGGCATCACGGCCCTCGCCGCCCAGTGGCTCACCACGTCCTTCATGCTGACCATGGCGGTGGTCATCCCGATCACCGGCTTCCTGCTGCGCCGCTTCACCACCCGCACGATGTTCGTCGCGGCGATGGGGCTGTTCTCGGCGGGCACCCTCATCGCGTTCCTTGCGCCGGGATTCCCGGTGCTCCTCGGCGCCCGCGTCGTGCAGGCCTCGGGAACGGCGATCATGATGCCCCTGCTCATGACCACGCTCATGACGGTCGTGCCCCCCGCGATCCGCGGCCGCATGATGGGCCGCGTCAGCATCGTGATCTCGCTGGCCCCCGCGATCGGCCCGACGCTGGCCGGCGCTCTCCTGAACAGCTTCGAGTGGCGCTGGATCTTCGGCGTCGTGCTGCCGATCGCGCTCGTGGCGCTGGTGGTCGGCGCCCGCTGGATCCACAACCTCGGCGAGACGACCCGTGCGCCGATCGACGTGCTCTCGGTGATCCTGTCGGCGCTGGGGTTCGGCGGCCTCGTGTTCGGGCTCAGCCAGCTGGGTGCCGGTGGTCACGGAGGCGGAGCGGATGCCGCGGCCGCCGCCGCAGCGTCGACGACCACGCTCGTCGTCTCGCTGAGCATCGGGGCCGTGGCCCTGGGCCTGTTCGGCTGGCGCCAGGTGCTCCTCCAGCGCGAGGACGACGCGCTGCTCGACCTGCGCGTCTTCCGCAGCGCGAACTTCTCCCTGTCGATCGCGCAGTTGGCGATCATGTCGATGGCGTTCTTCGGGGCGATCACCGTCGTGCCGCTGTACCTGCAGGACGTCCTGGGCGCCGATGCACTGACGGCGGGGCTCGTGGTGCTGCCGGGGGCCCTGGCGATGGGCCTGGCCGGTCCCGTCATCGGGCGCGTCTACGACCGGTGGGGCACCACCGTGCTGCTGGTGCCGGGAGCCGTCATCACGAGCTCGCTGCTGTGGTTCTACACCACGTTCACCATCGACACTCCGGTATGGCTCGTCGCGATCTCGCAGACCGTGCTCTCGCTGGGGCTCGCGCTCTCGTTCACGCCGCTGTTCACCGCGTCGCTCGCCTCGCTCCAGCCGCGGTTCTACTCGTACGGGTCGGCCGTCGTCGGCACCGTGCAGCAGGTCGCCGGCGCAGCGGGCATCGCCCTCATGTTCGGCGTGATGGCCGCGGCGACCTCGACGGCGCTCGCATCGGGCGCCGGCGAGACGGCAGCCGGCGCGGCGGGCACCCACGCTGCGTTCCTCACCGCCGCGATCCTCTCGCTGCCGCTGCTGGTGGGCGCGTTCCTCATCCGCAAGCCGGCCGACCAGCCCATGGGTGCGCCGCCCGCTCACTGACCCGACGTATCAGGCGTATCCCCCACCCCTCGACAAGGGGTGGGGCATCGGCGATTCTGGTTGCGCCCGAGGACCGACGGGAGGCCATCGTCATGATCGTCAGCACACCTGATGTCGAGGAAGCGGCGGGGCACGCCGCCGAGATGTACGAGGCGGACCTGCGCGAGGACGGCTTCGTGTACGCCCACACCCGGGCGATGGCCGTCAACCCCGAGGCGCATCAGGCCTTCGAGGCGCTCATCCGTGCCCTCCTGCCGTCGATCGGCCTGCGCACCTATGAGCTCGCCACGCTCGGTGCCGCGCGTGCGCTGCGATCCGAGCACTGCCTCCTCGCCCACGGGCGCAAGTCGCTGCGCGCGGGCATCCTCGACGAGGACGACCTCGCCGGGCTCGTCCGCGACGGGACCGATGCCGGACTGAGCGAAGGCGACGCGGCGGTCGTCGCGTACGCGGAGCGGCTGTCGACGGATGCCGCGGCCATGACGGATGCCGACGCGCAGCGTCTGCGCGACGCGGGGTTCACCGATCGGCAGATCGTCGACATCACGCTGGCCGCCGGTGCCCGCAACTTCTTCAGCAGGTCGCTCCAGGCGCTCGCCGTGCCGGTGGAGGAGGTACCTGGACTGAGCCCGTCCCTCGCCTCCGCGCTGCGCACTCCTCGCGAGGCATCGCGTATCAGTGGTGGATGACGGCCTTCAGGAGGATGAGGACACCGCCGAACGCTGCGGTGGTGAGGGCGCTGAGGATGCGGGGCAGCCAGTGTGTGCTCCAGCGTGCCACCGCGATCCAGCCGAGCGCCCCCAGCATGACGGTGTTCACGATGAGTGCCAGCCACAGCGCGGTGCCGTCCTCGATCACGCGAGTGGTGCCCAGCAGGAGGATCACCAACGGAGGCACCGACGCGAGGAGCATCCCGCCGGACTGGCGCGTGGACGCCCTCAGGCTCGCGCGGAGACCGGCATGTCCGTCGGTGGCAGCGAGTCGGCCGAGCGTCCCTGCGAAGACGTGCGCCGCGAAGAAGACGACGACGGTGACCGCCACCGTGACGAACGCATCGAGCGATGTGCCCGTGGACGAGCCGCTGACGACGATCATGCCCGACACCAGGATCAGACCGTAGATCGCCTCCTCTGACATGAGGATGCGCCCCACGCGCGGGGTGATGTGCAGCTGTTCGTCGGTCATCGAGGGGCGGGGAGAGGTTCGGCGGTCGCCGGGGTCAGCCCATGCCGCAGGCGCTGCCGCCGCAGCAGGATCCGGCCGACTCCGTGACGGTGAGGAGGTTCTTGTCGTCCGAGACGGGCGAGAGGGTGATCGGGGCGGGCTGCTGCGAAGTCGTCATGGCGTCCATGCTACCCACGCCACTGCGAACAGGCTCCCGCTCCCCTCTCACCCCGGCACGTCACAGCGGCGCCCCGCCGTTCTGACACGTCGGGCAGTACTGCGCCACGGTGCTCGCGAACGCAAGGTCGCGCACCGTGTCGCCGCAGACGGGGCACGCCTCTCCCGTGCGACCATGCACGCGCATCGAGGCGACTTTGGCGGCCTTGAGACCGTCGATGGGAAGGCCCGCCCGCGCGGCGATCGCTTCTCGCATGGTGGACACGGTGGCATCGAACAGCCGATCCGACTCGGCCGCGCTCAGCGCCGCGGCGTGCCGGAGTGGCGACAGCCGTGCGCGATGGAGGATCTCATCGGAGTACGCGTTGCCGATCCCCGCCATCGACTCCTGCTCCTGCAGGATCGCCTTGATCTGCTTGCGACGCCTTCCGAACGCCGCGTCGAAGCGCGCTCTGGTGAACGCGGGATCGGCAGGGTCAGGGCCGAGCTTCGCGATCGCCGGCACGTCCGTCGCCGTGCTGACGACGAAGAGCCCGATCGACACCCAGGTGCCGGCGTCCGTCACCTCCAGGGTCCTTGCTCCCGACAGCGCCAGCGCCGCCAGCGCAGGCGGCTCGTCGGCGGCCGCCGAATCGGGCGCGGCGTCATGGGTGCGCCACCTCATCCAGCCGTGGCGCCCGAGAGAGACGACCAGGGCGCCTTCGTCGAGCGTCAGCTCGACGTGCTTGCCGTGGCGCGCCGCACCGGTGATCGAGCGCCCCGCGATGTTCGCGGGCGGCGTCCCCCGGGTCTTGACGACCCGATACTCGAGCACGTCGACCTCGCGCACCTCTCGGCCGGCCGCCTCGCTCGCGAGGAACCGGGAGAGCGCCTCCACCTCCGGCGACTCCGGCATGGTGCCATCCTGCCACTCGACTCGGACAGGGTGGCTTGCTCGCACGTCAGACGCGGGCGGGCGGCCGGTGCGGGATGTGGTGCGGCTTCAGCGCGCCGAGGCTGCGGCCCTGATCCAGGCGGTCGATCGCCTCAGCGAGCAGTGGCTCGAGCGACGGGTACCGTGCGCAGCCGAGTCCCACCGAGACCCACACCGCCTCGTACGATCCGTCGGCGAGCTGCTCCACGTACGCGACGAGGCTGGCGGGGTCGCTCGGGGGCACGGCGCGGTCGCAGAGTCGCCAGGACCGGTCGCACAGCGGGATGAGAACCAGTCCATGCCTGTCGGGCCGATGCGTCGCCGCCACCCGCTCGGCAACCCGGGCCGGCGTCACCGCTCGCGGACCCCCGGTCGGATCGGTCATCGTCAACCTCCTGCCGACGAAGCATCTCCCCGGTCAGCGCGGTCGCCGAGGGGGTTGACATCCGAAGCCCGACAGTCCATTGCATGGTGGCGCGCAGTCCGTTGCGTACGCCGGGCGGTCGCCGCTGTCAACCCCCTCCGGCGGTCACGCGGCCGCGCCTACCGTCGCCGGACCGGAACTGAAGGAGGACCGATGACTGCTGCCAGAGACATCATGACTCCCGCCCCGCGCTGCGTGGGCGAGAACGAGACCCTCGTCGAAGCGGCGCGCCTGATGGCGTCGCTCGATGTCGGCGCCCTGCCGATCTGCGGTGAGGACGACCGGCTGAAGGGGATGCTGACAGACCGCGACATCGTCGTGAAATGCGTGGCCCAGGGCGGTGATCCCGGAGCGACGACCGCGGGCAGCCTCGCCGAGGGCAAGCCGGTCACGATCGGAGCCGACGACGACGTCTCCGAGGCACTGGAGATGATGAAGAAGCATCAGGTGCGCCGTCTTCCCGTCATCGACGGGCACGAGCTCGTGGGCATCATCAGCCAAGCCGATGTGGCGCTGTCACTTGCCCCGCAGCAAGCCGGTGAGACGGTGGCCGAGATCTCGGAGTGAGCACAGCTCACCAAAGCGAGGGCGACGGCGCGTCCGCCAAGGGCGTCGCCGTCGCCCTGTCGCGGTTCACGCGGCCACGGGCGCCGGCTGCGGCGACAGGACGCCGGCGGGCGGAGACGCCGATGCCGGGCTTCCACCGGCCGCCGTCGGGCTCGCGTCCTCGGTGACGTCGATCACCAGTCCGCCGTTCGAACTTGCGGACGCCGCGAGCGATGCGAGCAGGGCGTGATCGATGGCAGGCTCGTCCGGCGAGTCGAAGATGAAGCGCAGCGGGATGGACGGCTGGATCCAGATCGACGAGCGCCCGCTTCCGTCCGGGTATCGCCATGACAGGAGGAAGCTCTCTCCGCGCCGCAGTTTGGTGGCCGTGAGGAGCTTCACGTGAGCCATGAGGTGATCCGGCATATGGATCGGGGTGCCCGCTGCGCCGTAGATGAGTTCGGCCATGGTGCGGCCTCCCTTCTGGCGACCCAGTATAGTTCGATACCGAACTGTTCGGTGATGAGAATTTCGTGACGGTACTTTTCGAAACCGAACAGCTCGTGGTCGAATAGATCGCGTGGGTGAACGAGTATCTCCGACCGCAGCACGCGGGAGACGGCCGGACGTAGCCGGCGTCCTGGAGCGCCTGCGGCTGGCGGAGGCTCGCCTCGCCCGCCGGCGCGAAGTGCAGAACGGCATGAACGAGACCGACCGCTCGGCGATGCGCTTCCTGCTGGAAGGGATGGACACCGAGGAAGTGACGGCCGGTATGGTCTCTCGAGCCCTCCACCTGTCCCCCGCGTCCGGGACGGCGCTGATCGACCGCCTCGTGGCCCGCGGCCTCATCGCGGTGGAGAACCATCCGCGCGACCGCCGCAAGAAGCTGGTGCGGCCGTTCGACCGCAACACCGATCCCGACCACGTCGACCCGCTCACGATGCGGCTGCGGGCGATCGCATCTGGGCTCTCCGACGACGACGCGCGCGTCGTGGCGGCATTCCTCGAGGATGTGCTGTCGACGGTCGCCGACGCGACGACACGGTCCGCCTGATACCCGCTACCCCTGCGCAGCGCGGGCCGCCAGCCGCTCGGCGATCGCGTCGAGCGCCGCACGGATCGACGCGAACTCGCAGACCCCGGCCGAGTCCCTCACCCACAGCAGGTAGACGCGTTCGTCCTTGCACTCGAGGTAGGCCACCGCGCGCCGGGGATCGTCTGGGCCGGCCGCCGGGTCGCACGCGACCCACGCTCCGGATCCCACCGACACCAGCTCGGGGCGGCGTACAGCGTCGGCGGAGATCGGAACGGTGAGCATGGCGCCTCCTGCGGACGGGCTCGCCGGCAAGCGAGCGCAGGGCCCACCCTGGTGGCATCCGAAACCCGGAGACAAGGGGTTGACTCGGCGGCGAATCTGTGGGGCTGCTCTCACCGCGCCCGACTCAGCGCGACTCGTCGGATGCTCGCGACTGCTCCGGCAGATCCGACTCCTCGTCCGGGATCTCCTCCGCTCGAGGGCCGACGACGTCCCCGGTGATCGTGTGCTCCCGCTCGACGTCCTTGATGATGTCCGTCTTGAGGTCGCTGGCAGGGTTCCCGTCCTCGGGCGACAGGCGCGGGATCGGACTCTCCTTCATGACGCCCTCCTTCCGTTCCCGCCAGTACACCGCAACGGCCCCGGCATGTCCTCTCCCGTTGCACACCGCGGCGGCGGGGTGTAGAGACCGTTCCTGTCAAGAGCTCGGCTCGTACGACGTCGCCGCACATAGAGTGAGCGGGATGCGCGAGTTCGTCCGGGGAGTGGGCCTGCTCGGACGCGGATTCGCCTACTGGCGACGGCGTCCCGGGCTCATGGCTCTCGGCCTGGTGCCCGCGGCCATCGTCGCGCTGCTGTTCCTGGGCGGACTCATCGCGCTCGGCACCTATCTGCCCACGATCACGGAGGCGATGACGCCCTTCGCCGACAGCTGGCCGGGGGTGTGGGCGAGCGTGTTCCGCCTCGCCGTCGGAACCGCTCTCCTCGGTGCCTCGCTGGTCCTCGTGGCCGTGACGTTCACGGCGCTGACGCTTCTCGTCGGCGAACCGTTCTACGACCGGATCTGGAAGGCGGTCGAAGCCGACCTCGGCGGTGCCGTGAACGAGTCGGACTACGGCTTCTGGCGCGCCGTCGGCGACGGGCTCTCGCTGATCGGCCGCGGCATGGGGATCGCGCTCCTCGCGGCGCTCGTGGCCTTGGTGCCGGTCGTCGGCGGCGTGCTGAGCACAGTGTTCGCGGTGTCGTTCACCGGCTGGCTGCTGGCGGACGAGCTGACCTCCCGCGCACTGACCGCACGGGGGCTGGCTCCCGCGACGCGTCGGAGCCTGCTCCGACGCCACCGGGCGCGCGTCCTGGGCTTCGGCGTGGCGACCCAGCTCTGCTTCTTCGTGCCGCTCGGCGCCGTCGCCACCATGCCCGCGGCCGTCGCGGGATCCACCGTGCTCGCCCGCTCCCTCCTGGATGGCTCGGACCGCGCGGCCGCCGGGCCGTCCGGCGGCGCCCGGTGAGTTCCGCGCCGCGGCGGACGTTCGCTCAAGAGGGGCGCGAGAGCTCGCGGGCGACGTCGGCCAGGTGAGGGATCGCCTGATCGATCATCGGCATGGTCGCCGTCAGCGAGATGCGGAAGTGCTGCGGCTGCGCGAAGAGATCGCCGGGCATGACGTAAACGCCTCGCGCGGCGAGCGCATCGCAGAACACGGCGCCGTCACCACCGGTCGCCCGCCCCCACAGGTAGAACGTGCCCTCGGGCCGGGTGATGTCCAGGCCGGAGTCGGCGAGCACGCCGCAGAGGCGGTCGCGGCGGCGGGCCAGCTCGGCCACGTCGATCGACAGCGACTCCAGCTCCGGGACCGAGTACTGCATGATCGCGTCGGGGAATCCCCATCCGATCGCGAGGCCGAGCGGGAAGAGGGCTGCCCGCAGCTCTTCGCGCTCGGCCGCGGGCACCTCGGGCGAGATCGCGAGGTATCCCAGGCGCTGCCCCGGGGCGAGCAGCACCTTGCCGTAGCTGTAGTCGATGAGCGTCCACGGGTAGGAGGCCGCCGGACTGGAGAAGACCACGCCGTCGAACCGGATCCGACGGTACGGCTCGTCGGACAGAAGCCAGATGCGGCGCCCCTGCATGCGTGAAGCTCGCTCCAGCTCCTGCGCCAGGGCATCCCACGAAGCCTTCGGGTAGACGCGGCCCGTCGGGTTGGCCGGCGAGTTCACGATGACGATTCTCGTCCGGGGCGAGATCGCCCGGGCTATGGCATCCACATCCAGATCGAAGGTCACCGGATCCAGAGGCGCTCGCACCGGCACCAGGTCGGCGGCGTACAGCATCGGCTCGTAGCAGAACCATCCGGGCACCGGGATGACGACCTCGTCGCCGGCGTCGGCCAGCAGCGCGAGGGCCAGCGATATGGCACCGAAAGCCCCCTGCGTCATCGCGATGTCGTCGGGTTCGAAGTCGAGGCCCAGCTCTTCCCGCAGCCCCGAGGCCACCGTCTCCTGGGCGGGCCTCTCGCTGCTCTTGTAGGCGAACCAGTCGACCGACCGCGGCTCGGCGTGCGCGCGCAACGCGGACGAGAGCCCGGGCAGCGCCATCTCGTGTGGATTGCCGAAGGTGAAGTCGAGCGCGTCGGCGTCGGCGGCGATCGCCTGAATGCGGGAGAAGAACGTCGTGACGACGTCCACCGCTCGCTTCGCCGCGATCGCACGCGTGGACAGTGCCATCGTCGAACCCCCGCTCCCCAGCGCCGGTCTGTGCTCCGCCCAGCTTCCCAACCCGCCGCCGACGCGTCAATGGCGGACGGCGCGGCGCCTGCTCAGAGCTCGCGCCGGGGTCCGCTCAGCATCGCCCTGCGCTCGACCCTCGTGCCGGGGATCCTCCCGCCGGTCCGGCGCGGCGACCAAGGGTCGCCGTGCGGCGCTGGCCGCGTTGCCGGAGCACCCGGTGCGGCAGCGCGACGACGGAGGCACGGACGCCGAGAGCGTCCCCGGGTGAGGGTGGCCTCCGCCCGCCGGAATCCTCACATCCGCGCGTAGCGGGCGCGGGCGAAGCAGAAGACGCCGTAGATGATGAGACCGGCCGCGACGACCCACAGGATGACGCGGCCGAACGGCAGCTCCGCGAGCGCGTGCAGAGCGGCATCCAGCCCGCCGGCGGTCTGCGCATCGTGGGTGATCGCCGCGACGACGAACAGGACGCCGGTCACCGCGACTGCGATGCCCTTGGCGATGTAGCCGACGACGCCGAAGGTGACGATTCCCCTGCGGACAGTGCCGCCCGGGAGCTCGAGGTGCTTCTCGAAGGCGCGCGTGGCGCCCCGGATGATGAACGCGACGCCCACCGCGAAGACGACGAGCCCCACCAGCACGAGGAGGAACAGTCCGCCCGGGGTGGACATCAGCTGGGCGCTGAACGTCTGCGACGACTCGGACGAGTTCGAGCTGCCGCCCAGCGCGTAGACGATCGCCGTCGCCGCGATGGCCAGGTAGGCGGCTGCCGTGCCCAGGTACTTGGCGCGGTGACCCCACTTCTTCTTGGTGTCGGGCTGGCGCTCGAGAAAGGCGTCGGCGATCTGCCACGCGGCGAGCGCCACGAGTCCGACCGCGATCGCCCACAGCGCGAACACACCCGCCGGCGTGTCGCGGATGGTCTGCATCGCGCCGCCCTGGTCGGCCTGGCCGCCGCCGCCCATCGCGACCGAGATCGCGATCACGCCGATGACGATGTGGAGCACGCCGAGCACGACGTAGCCGATGCGGGCGATGGTGCGGAACACGGGTGATTCCTGTGCGGCCCGCGCCGCATTCTTCGCAGTGGTCATGCAGGAACCGTAGCCACACGCGGGGAGTGCGGAAGGGACTTGAAATCCTCGCCGAGACCACTCACGCGTGACGTGGCGCCGACGATCGTGCGCGGCGGATGCGCAGCGCGTGCAGTAAGCACCACACCAGACAGGCCACGGCGACGCCCTCCAGCATGCCGGCGACCACATCGCTGAGCCAGTGGGCGTGCAGATACGTCCGGCTCCACATCATGTAGACGATCCAGCACACCCCGGCCACCCAGACGTACCATCGCCTCAGCAGGAGGCCCAGCGTCACCGCGACCGTCGTCGCCACGGCGGTGTGCCCGGAGGGGAAGGAGGTCGGCACGCTTTCGGCCAGCGAGTCCTCCGGGCGGACACGCGCGATGACGGCCGCCATCGGCGCACCGATCGCGACGACGGTCACGATCGCCAGCGCAACGGTCGCGGCATCCCACGGGCGCCTGCGCCACAGGAACACGGCGACCAGGAGCACCCCGATGACGATCATGCCGACGGTGCCGCCCACGACGGCCGGGATCCACGCCAGGACCAGCCCGGCGTCGGTCATCGCCTCGAGCATCAGCGCCTGCCACCAGACGTCGACCGCGAGCGGTTCGTGGCCACCCAGCGCGACGACGAACCGGAGGACCACGAAGGCCACGGCCGCACAGACGCCGACGATCAGCACGGTGCCACGGTGCGGGTCGGGATGGGGCAGCTCCACCGGCGGCACCGCAGCAAGCCCGGCCGGCGTGCCCGGCTCATCGTGCTGGTCTGCCACAGAATCATTCTCGACCGGGAATCTGCCGCCGGCGAAGTTCGCCGGCCCTCTTGCGTCGTGGCGGCGCGCGGGCGTATAGAGCTCGCGACACGCATTGACGGATGCCGCGGCCACTGCTCTGATGGCCCCATGGAGTCGATGGTGGAGGTCGACTACGTCGTCGTCGGCGCCGGGGCCATGGGAATGGCGTTCACCGACGCGCTCGTCGCGCACTCGGACGCCTCGGTCGCGATCGTGGATCGCCGGCACGGTCCGGGAGGGCACTGGCTGGACGCCTACGGCTTCGTTCGCGTGCACCAGGCGTCGGCCTTCTACGGCGTGGCCTCCGCGCCGCTGGGAAACGGCCTTATCCAGACCGACGGCCCCGAGAAGGGCCTGCACGAGCGTGCCACCGCGCCCGAGGTGTGCGCCTACTACGGGCGCGTGCTCGCGCAGCTGCAGAAGACAGGCCGGGTGAGCTTCCACGGACGGTGCGAGCACCTCGGCGGTGGCCGGTTCGTCAGCCTGCTCAGCGGTGAGAGGTTCCACGCCCCTCGTGCGCGGATCGTGGACGCACGATATCTCGCGCCCGACATCCCCGCCCTCACGCGGCCGCCCTTCTCGGTAGACGAGGACGCCAGGGTCATCCCGGTGAACGACCTCGCGCGCCTCGGGGAGGCCCCGGAACGGTATGTCGTCGTCGGCGCGGGCAAGACCGCGTGCGACGCGTGCGTCTGGCTGCTGCAGAACGGCGTGTCA from the Microbacterium atlanticum genome contains:
- a CDS encoding phosphatase PAP2 family protein, with translation MADQHDEPGTPAGLAAVPPVELPHPDPHRGTVLIVGVCAAVAFVVLRFVVALGGHEPLAVDVWWQALMLEAMTDAGLVLAWIPAVVGGTVGMIVIGVLLVAVFLWRRRPWDAATVALAIVTVVAIGAPMAAVIARVRPEDSLAESVPTSFPSGHTAVATTVAVTLGLLLRRWYVWVAGVCWIVYMMWSRTYLHAHWLSDVVAGMLEGVAVACLVWCLLHALRIRRARSSAPRHA
- a CDS encoding carboxymuconolactone decarboxylase family protein; this translates as MIVSTPDVEEAAGHAAEMYEADLREDGFVYAHTRAMAVNPEAHQAFEALIRALLPSIGLRTYELATLGAARALRSEHCLLAHGRKSLRAGILDEDDLAGLVRDGTDAGLSEGDAAVVAYAERLSTDAAAMTDADAQRLRDAGFTDRQIVDITLAAGARNFFSRSLQALAVPVEEVPGLSPSLASALRTPREASRISGG
- a CDS encoding EI24 domain-containing protein is translated as MREFVRGVGLLGRGFAYWRRRPGLMALGLVPAAIVALLFLGGLIALGTYLPTITEAMTPFADSWPGVWASVFRLAVGTALLGASLVLVAVTFTALTLLVGEPFYDRIWKAVEADLGGAVNESDYGFWRAVGDGLSLIGRGMGIALLAALVALVPVVGGVLSTVFAVSFTGWLLADELTSRALTARGLAPATRRSLLRRHRARVLGFGVATQLCFFVPLGAVATMPAAVAGSTVLARSLLDGSDRAAAGPSGGAR
- a CDS encoding MarR family winged helix-turn-helix transcriptional regulator is translated as MNETDRSAMRFLLEGMDTEEVTAGMVSRALHLSPASGTALIDRLVARGLIAVENHPRDRRKKLVRPFDRNTDPDHVDPLTMRLRAIASGLSDDDARVVAAFLEDVLSTVADATTRSA
- a CDS encoding aminotransferase class I/II-fold pyridoxal phosphate-dependent enzyme, which encodes MALSTRAIAAKRAVDVVTTFFSRIQAIAADADALDFTFGNPHEMALPGLSSALRAHAEPRSVDWFAYKSSERPAQETVASGLREELGLDFEPDDIAMTQGAFGAISLALALLADAGDEVVIPVPGWFCYEPMLYAADLVPVRAPLDPVTFDLDVDAIARAISPRTRIVIVNSPANPTGRVYPKASWDALAQELERASRMQGRRIWLLSDEPYRRIRFDGVVFSSPAASYPWTLIDYSYGKVLLAPGQRLGYLAISPEVPAAEREELRAALFPLGLAIGWGFPDAIMQYSVPELESLSIDVAELARRRDRLCGVLADSGLDITRPEGTFYLWGRATGGDGAVFCDALAARGVYVMPGDLFAQPQHFRISLTATMPMIDQAIPHLADVARELSRPS
- a CDS encoding CBS domain-containing protein, with protein sequence MTAARDIMTPAPRCVGENETLVEAARLMASLDVGALPICGEDDRLKGMLTDRDIVVKCVAQGGDPGATTAGSLAEGKPVTIGADDDVSEALEMMKKHQVRRLPVIDGHELVGIISQADVALSLAPQQAGETVAEISE
- a CDS encoding DHA2 family efflux MFS transporter permease subunit, translated to MAAIETTPGTGGIPHVSRSTPGGAATLGPRESRVIWLLLAAAFVAILNETTMGVAIPHLIVDLGITALAAQWLTTSFMLTMAVVIPITGFLLRRFTTRTMFVAAMGLFSAGTLIAFLAPGFPVLLGARVVQASGTAIMMPLLMTTLMTVVPPAIRGRMMGRVSIVISLAPAIGPTLAGALLNSFEWRWIFGVVLPIALVALVVGARWIHNLGETTRAPIDVLSVILSALGFGGLVFGLSQLGAGGHGGGADAAAAAAASTTTLVVSLSIGAVALGLFGWRQVLLQREDDALLDLRVFRSANFSLSIAQLAIMSMAFFGAITVVPLYLQDVLGADALTAGLVVLPGALAMGLAGPVIGRVYDRWGTTVLLVPGAVITSSLLWFYTTFTIDTPVWLVAISQTVLSLGLALSFTPLFTASLASLQPRFYSYGSAVVGTVQQVAGAAGIALMFGVMAAATSTALASGAGETAAGAAGTHAAFLTAAILSLPLLVGAFLIRKPADQPMGAPPAH
- a CDS encoding DUF1206 domain-containing protein; this translates as MTTAKNAARAAQESPVFRTIARIGYVVLGVLHIVIGVIAISVAMGGGGQADQGGAMQTIRDTPAGVFALWAIAVGLVALAAWQIADAFLERQPDTKKKWGHRAKYLGTAAAYLAIAATAIVYALGGSSNSSESSQTFSAQLMSTPGGLFLLVLVGLVVFAVGVAFIIRGATRAFEKHLELPGGTVRRGIVTFGVVGYIAKGIAVAVTGVLFVVAAITHDAQTAGGLDAALHALAELPFGRVILWVVAAGLIIYGVFCFARARYARM
- a CDS encoding Fpg/Nei family DNA glycosylase — its product is MPESPEVEALSRFLASEAAGREVREVDVLEYRVVKTRGTPPANIAGRSITGAARHGKHVELTLDEGALVVSLGRHGWMRWRTHDAAPDSAAADEPPALAALALSGARTLEVTDAGTWVSIGLFVVSTATDVPAIAKLGPDPADPAFTRARFDAAFGRRRKQIKAILQEQESMAGIGNAYSDEILHRARLSPLRHAAALSAAESDRLFDATVSTMREAIAARAGLPIDGLKAAKVASMRVHGRTGEACPVCGDTVRDLAFASTVAQYCPTCQNGGAPL